ATTCAAATTCTGATCATGTCTCGATTTAAAAACATCATAAGTAGTTAAACGTTTCACTTTTCTGTCATTGCTTTCCGTTCCCCCCTCTCCCTTTAAACACACActttccacctctcctttccagGGTTCCTGGTGTCGCTGGACGACTTTTACCTGTTGGGCAGCGGACTGATGATGACCCAGACAACCAACAATGTGTTTGACTCCATCCTCTTTAAACTCATCATACCCCACAGCTTGCTGGCATGGCAGAGAGTCAGACTGGCCAACAGCCTGGCGCACAATGGAGAGGAGTGGGCCAAAACCTTCTCCATGTACAACTCTGGTGAGCAGAGAATACTGTTATAACCTCTGACACAAGTTTTCAAAACACATTTACGAACTCGTTTAAACAGTAACGAACAAAAGTACAAAAACCAATAAGTCATCCGTGATAGACCAACAGAACATTTAAACAAAGCAAGAAACATACAAGGAGTAAGGGGGAAACTGTACATCAGCCAACTCAGACTGGACAGAGAAACAGGAaggagaatcagaatcatgtttatcggccatgtaggtttgcacatacatgggatctgactctggtttcgtggctctcttgagtgtacttaacatagaataacaacacaacaacacaatcttcagatataaacACAAGGATTAACTTACACAGGCAAAATAAAATGTGATAAATTGcactggtgcagagaatatatcagagatgctgaaattgatgttagcaggttacttacagacatgcctgaggtagatgggtgGGGTGGTAGGTAGAATAGGTGGAGAGCACATGGTTAATAATGATATTTTAATAGTATTTCAATTAACAGTAATTAGGACAGGGCAATATATCAATATTTCAttaatatcatgatatgagactagatatcatcaGGGATTCTGGATATCGTAATAATAAGTGTTGTCTTTCCCTGGTTGTAAAGGCTGTATTATAGTAAAGTGATCTAATTTTCTAAACTTAGCAGACTGTTCTAGCCGCTCTATTATTAACCTTTACCCACCTAGTTATTATATAGGCAATACTGGTGATTGTAAAaaatctgattgtgtaaatgttttgtgaaagcaccaatgGTCATCCTCACATCTTTACAATATCAATACCgaggtatttggtccaaaaatatcgtgatatttcATTTTGTCCATCTCACCCAGCCGTAATAGTAATTAACAATATGGTAATTGTTTGCAGCGATTAAAACAGTATTACTATTAATTGTGTGCTCCAGGCCGTCTCCTTCAAAGATAGAAGAGTGACATGAAAGACATGAGGAAATACGTGCTCGCTAATTGAGTTTTAAAAGGGGTTTCATGCAGTCTTCTCTCAAGTCATTCCTTAAAACATATCTGTTTGGGAGCCGGGGGGGGGATTGACAAGACGTTTTTACGATACTACTATACTAACTTAAGCCTTTATTCTTATCCCTTTAATCTTGACATTTCCTTATTTACTTACTTTTGAGTGTGCTGTAAAGTAAGCACTTAGctgtttaaattttttttatatatatatactatatatatatattagtgacaACCCCGGGGTCAGGCCAGCTTTaacaccatggccagcgacccagcacagcccagaaacgcacctggccccctcaacgagagggagactgagcgacacacctggccccagTCAGAGGCTGATGAGCCcaaggataaaagggagccagagacagccgccagggggcgagagagggagcgatagttgtgttggctgcccagGGTAGGAGCCAAGAAAGACGGGAGCCAGCCGGCTCGGATGAGGGGCAGTACTCCTGTGGAGCGCTTTAGCTTGTGTGTTTTGAATGAATGCCCACAGCGGGCTCAACTTGCCGACggtctctgtttcgttgttgggtcgggtgctaagttcccccgtggttttcacaatatatatatatatatatatctactcctatattttcggaatgtgtgtgtgtgtttgttagtgtagatagcgggaccgaaaactaaagcacttatgatcctaattctttttggaggcggtaggtatttatgcataattatgcataaatatgcaaaatatgaatttttctaaaaatggctaaaaaccacttttctcggcatttcagatgattctgatcatctttgattttttttcacctatatcaaatgttttttctgggacttggaaatgttttggcattatgcaaaaaaaatgcatttttgcaaaaatgcacttatgatcctcattttttttggaggtggtaggtattgttccagagaggaccagaaaaatagcagaaaattcaaatataatcataataattatgcataattatgcaaaatatgcattttctaaaaatggctaaaaaaacacttttctcggcatttcagatgattctgagcatttggggggagggagttggagtgggggggggtttaggggcagggggaaggcggttagctggcaggatgaagaggagggagatttagacgggtggaaaccaaaccactacattgtagcggggttcttctagtatatatataatccggtgagtcaagtaaatgacagctgatgattgcttacggcatgaaacaggcttgtactgtttcataaagaatttactagactcactggattattttgctccttatttgttgagcactttccctaccgttgagtgtttcttttcacaaagatgtagtatatatatatatatatatatatatatatatatatatttacatagtgtatataatccagttaagtaaattctctatgagacagtacaagcctgtttcatgctatcagcaatcatcagctgtcatatatatatatatatatatatatagcgtttttttctccagagcccatcaatggtgttgatgaaagtgctcaacaaatgatggGATGTTAAGATAGATgtcggaaaaaaacttttaattcatagcagtacaagcctgtttcatgtgtcacacacactcatcagcggCCAAGTTggctagaaatatatatatatacactaccgttcaaaagtttgggatcacccaaacaattttgtgttttccatgaaaagtcacacttattcaccaccatatgttgtgaaatgaatagaaaatagagtcaagacattgacaaggttagaaataatgatttgtatttgaaataagattttttttacatcaaactttgctttcgtcaaagaatcctccatttgcagcaattacagcattgcagacctttggcattctagctgttaatttgttgaggtaatctggagaaattgcaccccacgcttccagaagcagctcccacaagttggattggttggatgggcacttctttgagcagattgagtttctggagcatcacatttgtggggtcaattaaacactcaaaatggccagaaaaagagaactttcatctgaaactcgacagtctattcttgttcttagaaatgaaggctattccatgcgagaaattgctaagaaattgaagatttcctacaccggtgtgtactactcccttcagaggacagcacaaacaggctctaacaggtactatttaatgaagatgccagttggggacctgtgaggcgtctgtttctcaaactagagactctaatgtacttatcttcttgctcagttgtgcaacgcggcctcccacttctttttctactctggttagatatatatatatatatatatatatatatctcagcgGCCAAGTTGGCTATATCTAAGTTTTTTCcgacatctatctttatatatatacatttacccTTACAATCAAACTATCATTCTTACTATTCAAAAGATGAGACTTATTAAGCCCGTCTCAGCCATTCTGGCAGGTCTGCAGATTTGATCAGCACGGCGAACGTCAGACTTTTTATCAGAGTTTAAGCTAACAAACAGAATATGAAGTACTAACATATGGCTTCATCATAAGCATGTTTGAATGAATAAGTCAATTTGTTTGAGGGCTTCGTTTTGCTTTAGCCATACATTTTTTTTCCACTCTCTCCATCTCCACCCTCTCAAGGTACCTATAACAACCAGTACATGGTGGTGGACAGGAGCAAAATAAAACTGGGCCACAGCATCGATGATGGAGCGCTGACTGTGGTGGAGCAGATCCCTGGGCTGGTGGAGTATTCTGACCAGACTCAGGCCCTGCGCAGAGGTAAGAGCGGCCACCGCCTCGCTACATGGCTAAATAATTTTACTTTGGCCATAAGAAGAGACTGTGGGAGAGCAGAGAGTGAGAAATAAAAGAAAGCCCAGGCTCAATAAGACCTTTTAAAAAACTTCCTAGATAAACACCAGACAACAGTTAAAGTTGGACCGAAATCAGTAATCAGATTTTACttttcatgtctaggtcatggtgaaaaattaaaagtaagcaaacatcaaatatgaattgccccacatttggttacaatgaaatttgttctctgcatttttctcccaaattgtatccggccaattaccccactcttccgtgctgtccgggtcgctgctccaccccctctgccgattcggggaggtgctgctgactaccacatgcctcctccggtacatgtggagtcaccagccgcttttcatcagacagtgaggagtttcgccagggggacgtagcacgtgggaggatcatgctattccccccagttccccctcccccccttaataggtgccccaactgagcagaggaggcgctagtgcagcgaccaggacacatacccacatccggcttcccacccatagacacagccatttgtgtctgtaacacagggattcaaaccggcaatccccgtgttggtaggcaacggaatagactgctacgccattcCGATgcccacatgcatgtctttttgatggggggaggaaaccacagcacctgcaggaaacccacacagaaacggggagaacatgcaaatgcaacacagaaaggacctgggatggcctgggggttgaacccaggaccttcttgctgtgaggcaacagtgctaaccactgggccaccgtaccaccctacaagaggtcacttagatgagcgatgaaacgtttctctcaatcaacgttgtgtccagatgaactgattcaactttctttgatttccttacctggattattgaacatgctcAAAGACATTATCATTATTAGTTGCCATATGTCTCACACCATAGTCAACACTATCCACTGAGTCATCAGTTCTCCCCCCAGCTGTAATAGGGGATATTCCCTATTTAAATGAAAAGTTCAAAAAAAGCTTCATTAACAATGTAATAAATTTAAGGTTcatttttcatctcttgataagTCATCATCATTCTCTCTAACTAATCATCCTGTGTCCAGTGGTTTCATTCCACCTCTCCTAAGAGGAGCTCAGTTCAAGTCTTCCATCTGTCCCCTTGACATGTCATATCAAAGTCTGCAGGATAATTTCCCCACAATATTTTGGTCATTACTAGCTCGGCTGTAGCAGGGTCAGTCCCATCATGCTTTTTAAACATGCATTATTCCAGCCACTATCTAAAAGACCCAATTATTAGCCTGCAGTCTTAAATAACATACACTTGGTCACGCATTCATTTTCTGTAACTCAGGATACTGGCCCTCCTACAACATCCCCTTCCACAAGAATATCTACATACTGAGCGGCTATGGGGTGATGTGGGAGGAGTATGGCAATGACTTCTCTTATGACCTCTGCCCTCGAGCCAAGATCTTCCGCCGTGACCAGGCTGCGGTCAAAGACCTGGAGTCCCTGAAGCACATCATGAGATACAATGGTGAGTGGCTTGTCCTTGAAACATTTCTCCCGTTGCAGCTTGCTGTTGTTTTTGTATTTCAATATCACTTTAGGTCTTCTAGTTGTTCATCTCTACAAGTCGACTATTTactgtttctttttttaagaCTACAAGAATGATCCATACTCCGAGGGCGACCCTTGCAAATCCATCTGCTGTCGCAATGACTTGCAGAAAGAAAAACCTTCACCTGGTGGCTGCTATGACACTAAGGTATCATCTCTGCCAATCTATAACTTTTTATGATGAGGTTGCCCGTTTATGAAAATATATCAACAGCTCTTCACTTTGGCTCCTGTCTCGGCGCCTTTTGTTCCGGTCTTTATTCTGACCCAGGTGACAGATTTCAACATGGCTGACAAGTTCAGTGCGGAGGCGTTGAACGGACCGACGACACAGGGTGGCCTCCCCCCGTTTTCATGGGACAAGTTCAACACCACCAGCCATGAGGGCCTGCCGCAGTTTTACAACTTCACCTTCATCAGCATGCAACCGCTTCTCTTCATgccctgaagtgtgtgtgtgtgtgtgtgtgtgtgtgtgtgtgtgtgtgtgtgtgtgtgtgtgtgtgtgtgtgttctgtgcttCCTGTACACAGAAGGCTCAAGAAGGCGTTATGAGTCGTGCATGTAACATAAGCCAATTACGTTGCGATAATCACAAAAGTTGAAGCAAAATAAATGATCTCCTTTCTTTTAAATATTGCTTCAGTTTTTAAGACTGcacttttttaaaaataaatctgCAATTTACATCTTTTAACTCAATGAAATAGCTGTTGTGGCTCTTGGTTTGTCAGACCTCCAATCATATTTTCATCAGTAATGCAAAGGAAATCAGCCTCAGGGTAAAGTAAATGATCTGCTTTAGTAATAAGTAAAAATATGATAttcagagggttttttttatacCTTAAGACATTTTTGCCTTGGTCCAGATTGATGGTAATGCTATGATTTGATTGAAAAGCAATCAGAAGCAGATTTAATGCACTAAATCACAAAAAAACACCTTGTGGCTCGTGCCAAAGTGCTGCAGCACATCCTTGTGTTCCCATTTGTGAAGTTTGTGTGCTCTGATTCTTTCACTTCCTGTCCAGACTTGAAAGGTTAATAGTATGATAGTCTCATACTTGTAAACCTTATTGTAGTGCTACATGAAATTATCAATGCAATGTTATGCTCAGGGCTGTCAGTGTGGATGGTTGTCTCTTCTAATGCCAGTGATTTGTGCAAATCGTTAAGGGTTAAATGATTAACCCTTGAGGCCTGTATTTCATCTTTTAATGCAAtgcttcaatttaaaaaaaaaattttttttttgctccaaaTTTATATCATTTATTTCTTATTGTCAAATAAAACATTGATTTCTAACCCTGAACTCTCATGTCTCTCTTATCTTAAATTTCATACTCACAAACTGTCACGGCGGGGGCAGGAATCAAGGACCCAAACGCAGACGTGGTGACAGGTGAAAGAACTGGTTAACTGGTAGGAAACATGGGGATATCAGGGACACACGTAACAAGAACATGGTCGAGACATGGTACACACACGATAACACGGAGGTGACATGGTACAGCCGTGGAACACTGACAACAAACACAGCCAATCACAGAAActttttgggggggttccccctttttctccccagttgtacccggccaattaccctactcttcctgaGCTgtaccggtcactgctccaccccctctgccgatctgagaggactgcagactaccacgtgtctcctccgatacatgtggagtcaccagctgcttcttttcacctgacaggagtttcaccagggggacgtagcgcgtgggaggatcacgctattccccccaagttcccccttcccccaaacaggcgccctgaccgaccagaggaggcgctagtgcagcgaccaggacacattcacatctggcttcccacccgcagacatggtcaattgtgtctgtagggacgcccgaccaagccggaggtaacacagggattcaaactggtgattcccgtgttggtaggcaatggaatagatgctACGCTACCccgacaagcccccccccccccaacacagaaACTTGATTGAGTaatcaacaacagctttggggcaaaCGGGTCATGTGAAAACTGGGCAAGACCCCGGACTGGGATGGTGTCAGAAAGTGTGTCTAAGTGACGCTTGATTGATTCGGTGTACCAACTCACTCGAGTGAGAACTTCAGTTTGACTCACGTAAAACACTTTTGGGTTCTTTTCAATTTCAACCTGTGAAAAAAGGAAACGAATCTGGTAAGGAAGCAGATCTCTTTGGTTTTCAGAAGAACCTATACTTCATAGAGAAGTACCTCGTGTCTGTGAACTTTTTTATGTGCAGCCATGTGagcgttttttggggttttttttgtccgcACTGTATTCATGTTTACGTTTTTTGGAGTTGAATCGAGATTTATCTTGTGTGTGATTTCCTATGTTCTTCCACTCTGTTAACCCCTGCCCCTCATCTGTCACCCGGGGCCCGGGAGACACATTTAGTTACTCACCTTTCCTATGAAATAGAGGAACTGAAACACCTGCTTGGGCCCTCCCTTCATTTCATAAgtcatctccatctctcttttgctctccctctctctctcccatagtGCTCTCTGGTTTCACTACAAGCTATTTTCTGTCTCAAACACAAGCGCGTAAGAGTGCGATACAGTGACGGCTCTCCTGCAGCGTGCGGCTTGACACTTTCCCCAGCTGAACTCGGTTCACCATGGCCAGGAAGCCATGCCCGCCCGGCACCAAGATCGACCCTCTTCTCATCACCTGCATAGTCTACACACCAGTGACAAAAACGAGGCCTCGGCCAAAACCACCAACAGGTGAGGTCACTTGAAGAACTGTTTCACGTTCTTGCTTTGTTTCTCATTTAAACCCccttgtttttattcatttatctgtTTTGTTTACCAGTCAATGTTTTGTGCTGGTCAGTAAAATGTAATTACGTCATTTTATGCCAAATTCAAGATATGGGGTGCCACTTCAGAGTGAAACGCTTTCATCCCCTCAAAAGTACTACCGTAATATGATCACTGTTTAGAAATAGTACAAAATATATATTTGTTACACTGAATGATATATTGTTGCTTTTTTGTGAGAAAGTAAATTCTCTATCTGATGTCATCCAGAGCCAACCTCTGCAGTTGCAGTTAATTTGAAAATCACTGTACCCGCTGCCCAGGCCGATGTTTTAGCAACACTGACTCCGTTTCTGTGGCTCtctgtggtggtgatggtgatagCGTCCATCCTGGCCCTGTTGTTATGGTCCATCATATGCAGGCGACAGACCAGGCACACAAACAATGCTGGTAAGGAGGGAGTAGACGGATAATAAGATACACACTGTATATCAAAGTTATCTcgtcctttgctgcatgtcaccccCTCTCTTTCCCCTGCCTGTCctgtcactatccaataaaggcagaaaatgtcaaaaaaataatctttaaaaagATACTGGATGGT
The nucleotide sequence above comes from Lampris incognitus isolate fLamInc1 chromosome 10, fLamInc1.hap2, whole genome shotgun sequence. Encoded proteins:
- the plbd1a gene encoding phospholipase B-like 1, whose translation is MFLTKRVHLVVLFSVIIITRTTAYDFTAATVYWDRSHKTVLLKEDVLETEGDAYGFFNNSLSSTGWSVLEIRAGYGETPKTDELTFFLAGYLEGFLTAKQMIEHYTNMYPQLIHKPEVLSPVQKFMKQQDSWTREQVKLNKSFDPLWKHTGFIVAQMDGLQAGVAHWAKKQGKKPLSLFAIQFLNAVGDLLDLIPALVPKSKPHFRDFKLPGMGHCSALIKMLPGYENLLFAHSSWYTYAATMRIYKHWDFNIIEHHTATGKLSFSSYPGFLVSLDDFYLLGSGLMMTQTTNNVFDSILFKLIIPHSLLAWQRVRLANSLAHNGEEWAKTFSMYNSGTYNNQYMVVDRSKIKLGHSIDDGALTVVEQIPGLVEYSDQTQALRRGYWPSYNIPFHKNIYILSGYGVMWEEYGNDFSYDLCPRAKIFRRDQAAVKDLESLKHIMRYNDYKNDPYSEGDPCKSICCRNDLQKEKPSPGGCYDTKVTDFNMADKFSAEALNGPTTQGGLPPFSWDKFNTTSHEGLPQFYNFTFISMQPLLFMP